The Lolium rigidum isolate FL_2022 chromosome 1, APGP_CSIRO_Lrig_0.1, whole genome shotgun sequence region TCTTGCGCAACATTACATTGGTATGTGCTAGCCTGTTTGAACATCTAAGGGGTGAACTGAATTTTTACATACTGCATCTAAGCGACCACACTCCTAAACCAATTGAGTATGTGAGAAACCAATTCCCTTGTTCCATCTTTTCTTGGCACAACCAAAGTCTTCTAAATGGGTAGCCTAGTTGCATATGAAAGCAACACATAAACTATGAAGTGCTTGGATAACAACGGCGCATAGTGAATCAGCGCCAGTTTGGAGAAGAAAAGGGCATGTTTGCCATGTGCATTCAGTCAACAAGGGAACATTCAGCAAACTCTAACACTGTATGTGTCATCTGGTAGCAAACAAAGCATTGGCAGGATCTACTCGGGAAATATAATTGCATTGCTGATAGGGAGTCTTGAACAAGATAGAGACCTGAGACCATCAGACAAGGTTTCCAAAGAAGCACAAACTATGGCCGGAAACTGGAACTGAAATCATTGCAATGGGAGTAAAAACTATCATCATCTATGTATGTCGAAGAAATCTGCAGAAGAATGAGACCAGCCCTGATCCGTTCTGGTTTTTTGACACTTCGTGTGGACGAGCAATTGAAGAAGCACACCTTGGAATGTGGTTGTTAGAATAGTGACAGCATGAAAACTCGATATTAGCAAAGTCGGTGTGTTCTAATTCTGTAAAGTATTATGCAAGTGAAGGGAGGATATTTACTTTGAACTAAAGCAGAACCAGGCATTCTCGGACATCTTGAACTTGTCCCTCACCTTCTGAAGCTCCAGGTTCATCTTCTCTTAGCTTGACACTTCGTTCATTCTGGGAATACGGAAACAACAGGCACTATTAATCAGGCAATCACACCGTCGGACCAGAGACAAAAAGGGAGTAATCCTCCCACCACCAAAAGACAAGAAAACAAAGGACCGTCTCACCCTCTGTATTCGATCCTGCGCGCATTCTGTATTCGCCCAAGCTAAAGAAATCCTCCTGCGGGACGAGAGGATTGGGGGAGCGCAAGAAGCACGGACCACAGGGTTCTTGTCGTTGAGGAGGGCGGGGTTCTCCCGCAGCTTCCGCTGGACGCCCGTGAGGTCGCCGGCGCGCACGAGGCCGTGGATGGTCTGGGTCTTGGCCGGCCTCGGCAGCCTGTTTTGGCTGCCCGTCACCGGCATCTGCAGCTGCTGTGCCTCCTTCCGTCCCCTTCCCCGTGCTCCAGCAGTCTAGcacctcccgcgccgccgcggctCTCTCGATCGAGGAACGATTTCGATTGTAGGGGAGCGACGAGGGGTCGAGGGAAGAAGGGCCGCAGCACGGATATACGCGAAGGCGGCCTGGAGGTTGGTCGGGAGACGAATTGGGGAGGCAGCGTGGAGTCGTGGGCAGCGGTTTAGTATTTTCCTGTTTGCGGTTTTTTTCCGGACGATGAAGGATGGGGGACGCGGGCGATTTGTTTCGAGACGGAGGGAGCGGAGCAGAGGATGTACCATGGGACACCACCTCTAGatatttaatatagtagagatataTATTAAATAGGTTTTTTTTACAAAATTTCCCACCATGAGGAGGCCATGGCCCCTGCCAGCCCCTTGTTGGCTCCGTCCCTCCTAGATAGGGTGCTTCACTTGCACCCCTATTAACATAGCTAATGCGAAAACTAGTAAACACCCCACAAAGCTCTCTAATACAAATATTTATGTATCAGTTCATATAGCTTAACAAGTATATCATGTATAGATATGTAGTTTGTCTATAATTTGGTTTCACTTTTAGCATACCTCCTTATGAAGGTCTTTCATTGGAATTTTATAATTACAATCACTAGCAAAACTTACCTGACATGCTAGGAACTTCCTATCAATACAGAGGACCTCGTGCATTTTTTCTTACGTTTCTTATATGTACTTTGTCTCTCTTTTCAAAATCCTGCAAAAATCACGTAGAACATCTACATACATATCAACACATgtacttttgcaaaattatatgttATGATTTTGCATATCAATTAAGACTAGTAACTAGTAACATTTTAAGCCTATGTGTTTAATATTTATGTACTTTAAATATAGATATATatactcccttcgatccataataagtgtcaatGTAGTCTAAAGTTAAACTAGAGCtccaacacttattatggattggagggagtatgtCAGATGTTTGCAGATGAATGtgtctattcaaattctacaagatTTTGGTTTGTGTGACTGCAATACATGAAAAAAGTGTGATTCCTCTTTAGGTTGGGGTGGATTGAATTTTGCCAATAAAATCTAGTGCAAGAAAATTTCATATTATTTGCAATTTACCAATCAAACAATCCACATAGGAAAAAACACATCACAAACCGGCAAGAGGCACGATCGATGGCATAAAACGGGAAAAGTTAGCTACTAGATGGTTTGTTCCCTGATGGGTTTCAGTGAGTGCATAACTACTTTGATCACGGATTAGCGTTGGGCTTATGTACGAATACATACTACGTAACAAGGGCTATTAGTATGTACATACATGtacaattatgtgttgtaatttGTTTGTGGGGGATATGGCCGAACGGTGTGGGGGAGGGGGGTGTCTAGGCCATGCTCCCTTGGCTTCGTGCATGCTACCAAGTGAAAAAAAAGTAATTAATTTTTCTCGATTAATGTTACTGACCGTATATATATATTGAAAAATGTATTTTTGACTACATATAAAAAACAAGGGAGTAATAAAGGTAAAGCTTAAAAAAAAGCTTCAAACCAAATCATGTCCGGGTGTGTGTTGTTGAAGATGGGTCTTCCAGCACAACCGGATTATATAATGATCAGTGGAGCGCCTCGCAATGCACATTGGGTGAGATAAAATGTTAATCACAACTTAGCGATGATCATCGAGATATGGAGTGATGAAAACAAAATGTCTTCTCCCATCTTCCTGATGTTGTTGTTGTCACTTGCCAAACTATTTGGTTGTAGATATTTGAATAGTTCAAAAGTTACACAAGGTACATGTTGTATGTCTTTACCTACTAGTATCATTTATTGTTGTATCAAAATAAATGTCACATATTTATCTAGGTTTGTATCTAGATGTATTTAGTTATATATACATTTGTATATATAAAAGTTGTGACACTCATATCTTGAAACGGAGGAAATGAAAGTAAAAAAGTATTGGTAGCACATAATAAAGTATGCAATTTCCTCTCAGAAAAATAAAGCAGATAATTTTACGTGCTCTTTTTTCTAAAAGAGCAAAATGTCCGACAATATTTGAAGGCAGATACTTTTCCTGAGCTTTACACGTGTAGGTACACATCTCCCTTTTGGTAGGTGTAGATGAAGACGTGTCGAGTaattaagggtgtgtttggtaggtccgTTCTACCCAGAAAATCTCCTCCCAACCGAGAATTTTGGGCCATCCAGTGTTTGTTAGGTCGGGTCGGTCGAACTGGGCAGTGCCCATCTCGCACGAAAATGAGCTCTCAGCCCTGCCCGGTAGAGAAGCTCGGATCGAGCTTCGCAGTGGGCGGGGCCGACCTCGCCCGAAAAAATCCCCGCACGCCCCGCACCGGGCCGAGTCCAACAGGGGTCGTGCGTCTGACCCTTCATTTCCCCCCTGGAACGCTCTCCCCCGAAACCTCCCCTGCgcgcctcccccgaatcctccccTGCGCGCCTCCTCCAGACGCCGACctaggcgccggcgcgccgcctccCGACGCCGGCCTACATCGCCTCCCCTGCGCGACGCCTGAGCGCCCGCGCGACGACTCCCGACGCCGGCCTGCACCGCCTCCCCTGCGCGACGCCTGCTCGCCGCCTCCCGGACGCCGGCCTGCGCCGCCACTCTACCGATGAGCCCCGCCACCATACGGACGAGCTCCGGCCACGGCCAATGGCTAGCGCCACCACGGCCACGGGCCagcgccgccacggccggccagggactcgattgcttttgattttttatgtatagggactcgattgctttttttgttttcttttcaggGGCCTTTGTGTAGAAATAGGACCTCAACCTGGTTAAACACACAGCTGGGCACCAAACAGCTTCTTGGTCCAGCTTGGCTGAACGCACCCGACCCAACAAACATATGGTAATATCTGAGTCCAACTTGTatggggtgagaaagtctcacctGAGAAAGATAATCTGTGGtgaaccgacctaccaaacacaccctaagtctGAATCAAGACACAAGATGCCCTATCTCTCACAAAAAATTGAAACGGGAAAGAACAGGTGTCGGACCCTGGAACCGAAAAGGCTCCCGTGCGGGGCAATGGAGAGTGGTGGGGCCCGCACCCTGGCAGCGGTGTCGTCCTGTTGATTGCTCAGTCGAATAGGAATATACTCCCAACTTCCCTCCGCCTCCCGATCTCGCCGCCGAACCCCCTCGACTGGCTCACAGCACCGCGATCCAGCACCCTCCCGACCCTTCCAGAACCTTCCCAACCCTCCCCAAAACCCCCTCCGCCTTCGGGACCCCCGCCGCAGTCGCCGCCGGCCACGCCCCCCTCACCGCGAGCGGAGATGGTGTACATCGGCGCGCACGGCGTGGAGACGCTGAAGCGATACCGCTACAGCGGGCAGGACCACTCGGTGGTGGCCAAGTACGTGCTCCAGCCCTTCTGGAGCCGCTGCGTCACACTCTTCCCGCTATGGATGCCGTGAGTCCCCTTCCGCAACTCTGCCCCCCGCTCCATTCTCTTCTCTAGCGTGTATCGTGGTTAAATCGTTAAGAGTAGATGCGCTAGCAAGAAGGACGGTGCAGTTTGGGAATTATGGGCAGGCTCCACAAGCTGTACCCCGCACAAAATCGCTTTGAAGGAACATTTGAACTGAGGGCTGAGGCAGTTTCAATATGACTGATGAAGTCTTGGTTCTTATGTCAGACTCCCTAGAACTGTGTGGATTGGCAATTAGTTTCTATATTAGCTTAATCTGTCCAGTTGTAAATAGTCAGTGGTTTGCTCTAAACAGAAAATGTGCAATTACATGCCTGCCCACTGTAGAGAATGACCGCTCTTCCTTACCTGTAAAATGTGCTTGATTGGTTGATTCGCTTGTATAACCAATGGGCAAAGGGTTTGCCTTAAGCAACGGGTGACAAAACGAACAAACTTGATGTTCCTGCTATCATGTTGTGGATTAAGAACTAGCAAAGACTGATGTTAGACCCTTTTTCTTTCTTGAACATGCGCCAAAATGCAAATTGTACGGAAACTACACAACCACAATCACTGTGCCGAGCAAAACTGAGTGAAACACTGaacatttagaaaaaaaaaatcaaagaaggAAAAAACAGAAGCTTACTAGGAGCAAAACTACGAAGAAAGGGTGATGAGGGTGTGATCTGGAGGGTGGGCATGCAGGAGCAGGGCTCAGAGCTCATTCGCGCCTACCAACCTCCACTGACCTGGCTCGATGAGGATCTTGCCGACCAGGTCCTGGCAGCAGGGGACTCATTATCAAAGACGCACACATTTCCCTGCCGCCTAAGTCTCCTCATCGTTAGGATGGTCACCGACCTGAGATAGTGCACCTTCATAGTGCTACATATGCATAATATATAGTAAATGAAATCTAGTCTTGGGTAAACTGCAGATAAATGCTTTCAACTccttttttattcttttattaaaCAGAACTTCTGAACTAATTTATCTTTTTCTTCTATTGCATGTATGGACCAACATATAGACCAAATATGGTAAGAGATTGATCAGCATATTGTCAATTCTTCCTTGGATTCATATTACTTAGTGCAATCAGTGGTGATCCTTTCCAAAATTTCAGATCACGCTCACAGGATTTATGTTTCTACTTACATCTGCGCTGCTTAGCTATGTGAGTATCTTTATTTATTTTGTTCACCTTAAGATGCATTACACCTTTTTAGGTAATGTCTTTTTCCCCACTTATAACTCTATTTTTCACAGATTTATTCACCCCACCTTGACACAGCTCCCCCGCGGTGGGTCCATCTTGCTCATGGAGTACTCCTCTTCTTGTACCAGGTGTGTGAGATTAAGCTTCAGATTTCAAATGGATCTATTTCTTGCTCCAGTCGATACAAAATTTTCCTGTTTGGTTACCAAAGAGTATCGTTATATTGCTTAAGAAAGAGTGTTCAATGTGAAATTTCCGTAAATACTTGCTATTATTGCTTATCAGTTGGCTTAACTTCTTACTGTGACACGAACTGTGAAATCTACGGCAAAGAAGGACGTTGTGTTGTTTTTTCATACTCCCACTGCCCTTATTTAGGTGGCACACACGTTTTCAAGGTCAAAGTTTGACCATCAATTTGACCAACCAAACATGTGTTGTATGTCACAAAAAGTATACAATTGAATTCATGTTCAAATAAAGTTTCTAATGGTATAATTCTTATGACACATGACTCATGTTTTATTGgtcaaattaatggtcaaagttaAATCATGAAAAACGAGGGTGCCATGTAAATAGGGACAGAGGGAGTTTTTTTTAATATAAGGGAGTATTGTTATTCAGTGTTTGCACTTCGCACGGCTCATTTTCGAGAGAAAAAGAAAGCACAGCCACCTAATTATATAAGTTTTATCTCGCTAAGTGGTTGAATCTGGAGCAATATGCCAAGTACTGATGTACAGTTGAGCTTACACCCTTAGTGGGCAGTTCTGATTAAAATTAAGCCTGTTGTTGCTCTGTAGACGAATTATTTTGCTTGAAAGACATGCATACAAATATATAAGTTGGTGAGAGTATGGAGTATGCGGTTAAATAAGGCGTGCCTAGGCGCGCGCTTCGACGAGATGGGCGCTAGGCAGAGGCAAAACTAGGAATTAACGCCTAGAACTTTTCTGAACCTTGTTCTAAGCTGGTTTATCTGACCGATGCAAGTACAACTACCCAAAACACACCAATAATGCCCATATCTAGACTGTGGTAACAATTTGCCGTCGTATTCTATAGAGTTATCTCTAAGTGGTCAAAGTTTCAACAATTTCCTTTTGACAACCATGACATTTTCAACTTACCTGGTGTATTTTCGTCTGCCATAGTGCCCTGTGTCTAGGCTGTGGTAACAATTTGCCGTCGTATTCTACAGAGTTATCTCTGacaagtcgtttggaagccaggctttcatttcgtttgtagcattttgaaatgaatacatgtattcatttcatttacattgtaatttcagaaatagACACcattttggttgccacaggaattacaaatgacagcagaattcaatattgaatttgtagagGCTTTCATAGAGAATCgcaaatgacaggtctcagcttggaattgtgtttacccatggGGTCATTTTGCTGGAATTGCTAAATGAAATGAcggcccaattctgtggcaaccaaacagcccacctatggaattccaaaatgaattctaggattccagacccaaatgatggataccaaacgacatcTCGAGTGGTCTTCAGCAATTCCTTTTGATAACCACACATTTTCAACGTACCCGGTGTCTTTTCTTCTGCCATAGTGTTCTGTGTTTATTTACCCCCTTGTCTTCATTTATCTAGAGTTCTACTTAAACTGGAACTTATCATGCCATCTAAGTTCATGGGCTTCAATTGATGGATTGTTTTGTTCCTGCTAGACTTTCGATGCTGTTGATGGTAAACAAGCGAGGCGCACCAGCTCATCAAGTCCTCTAGGAGAACTTTTTGATCATGGTATttatttccctctctctctctctctctctctctctctctctctctctctccctctctctctctctctctctctctctctctctctctcgtgaccTTACACTGTGCAAATTTGTCATTTTGCAGGATGTGATGCCCTTGCCTGTGCTGTAAGGATTTCTTTTAAGACCTTTCACTTCCTCTTACAAAAAGATATATCTATTATCTATCTTGACTGCGTTCATCCTTATGCTGGGTTAGTTTGAAGCTTTGGCCCTTGGAAGCACCTTGATGTGTGGAAGGTTGACATTCTGTTTCTGGATTGTTGCTGCTGTTCCATTTTATCTGGCAACATGGGAACAGTAAGTCCCTTGGAACTCATATTTGTGTGCATATTCCACATCTCTTAAAAAAATGATCTCTTGTCCAAAATGTTCCCTTTTTTCATTTCATTATGAACTTGTGACCTTCCTTCTGTAATAATGGGTTTAGACTCCGTAATCCGTACATGCTGCAGCATGAAGATTGATTTTGTCGAACAATAGAACTGAATCTTTTCTGTGTGTCGTATACCAGTATATGCCACCAAATGTATGGTGACTTATTGGTAATTTTCTTCACAGTTGAGTTTCAAATTGGCATATTACATGTATCCATTTTCTTATCACTCAGTTTATTGTATTATTTCTTCTAGTTCTTTTAGTGATCACTGATCACATAAGAAACTTAGCATTCAGCTCAACATCTGCTTCCTGAACATTCAAAATGCTGTTTTTTTATGTTTGGTTTCTCATCATGTTTGCTACTTCACAATATTTTCTACTGCATTGATTTGTTGAAATTCTTCTTGCTGTTTACTGACGCTTGCATTTCTCATGCTGCCAGCTACTTTACAAATACACTCATTCTTCCTGTAATAAATGGACCAACAGAAGGCCTGATGCTGATTTATGTCTCCCACCTCTTTACCTTTTTTACTGGTAATTTTCCTAAGCAGGACTTGATGTTCACATAACTCTGCGTTTATTATGTTTTAGTATATTCCTTTTAGATAACCACTTCTATCTCCCGATCTAGGTGCTGAATGGTGGGCGCAAGATTTTCGGAAATCTATCCCCCTAATTAGTTTGGTTCCACTTCCGTTTGTTCCAGGTATGTTGCTTTAGGGACTAACATATGCATCTCAGTATATGTATGTACAATTTGCTTTACTCTTTTCAGCGCAAGAGTTACAGCTTACATTGGCTGGCTGTATTGCCAACATAGTACACATATACTCAACGTTACTATTAACAGAAACTGCTTCTGATTTTGTTTCTTTCACTTTTATCAGAAATCCCCATGTACGTTATTGTGCTGATTCTTATGATCCTGTTTGCTGTAATCCCAACAGTTGGATCCAAGTGAGTTCAAAtctctctatttttgtttttcGAGTAACTTTTTTCACAGGTCCATCACATGAAGTTAACAAATGACTGATTCATATGCCTATTGTGCAATTTTTCATACCCAAAACTGCTGTGACATTTATCGAATAATTGATTCTTGAAACGGATTAGTATCTTGTAAGGAATGTGTTTGTTGCATTTATTGCATGTCCACGTAACCTAATAAACAGCAGTACAACACTGCTACATATGTCTTTCTGATATTCCTCGCTTAAACACTGATTCTCCTGTTACACAGTATCGGTAATGTCCAAAAAGTTGTTGATGCACGAAAAGGAAGCATGGAACTAGCATTAGCAATGGTAAGTTCTTGGAATTCCTGTATGTAAAATACCTAAAGCTGTTAATATTTGAAGTTGTAGAAGCTGTCTTGCGCTAGAGTCCTTTTGCAAATTCCAGGCCATCAGCAAGCAATGATTTGAATATTATTTGCACATATGGATAGTTTTTTGTCACTTAGCTTGTATATCTTTGCACATCAAAATTACAAGTGCATAAGATTGTACAAGGAGAAAGGACTAGTTCCTCCTAAAGCTTATAGACCACTAGAGCATCTAAAATGGCAAAGTCAGGTCTTAGCTGGTGAGTTAATTTtataggattttttttttaaatctttgaCGAGTGCTCATTGCccacattttttttgaaatagtctacattcctgATTTAAGGAACAatgccatttttttttgttttatctcACTATATTTTGTGCGCCCTTGATGCTGAGACTTTACATCTGGCTTGCAGCTCCTTCCATTTGTTGTGCTGTTAGCTGGAGTTGCTGTCTGGTATGTGAAAATAATGTCTTCTCATTGTATATATTGCAAAATATAACTCTGAAGGGAACACTAGTTTTATTTATCTTGTTGTGCAGGTGTTATCTTTCTCCTTCAGATATCATGAGGAACCAGCCACATCTGCTTGTGATCGGAACTGGTTCTGCTTTTGGATATTTGGTTGTAAGTTGCATTTTGTTCTTAGGTTCCTTGAATCTGAATTGCTGAGTATAGTTAGTAATATGCAATAATGTACTTTTCATATTTATTGGCCTGCTAAAACGCAAGCGGCTGCTTTTTTTTTCATATAACAGTGTTGCAGATTTACAACTATGcatatgaaaaagaaaaaaatcttgAGGTTCACTAGCTCCATGGTTTTTATTTGTAAAATTGAATTCCTTTTGCTTTTTGGGCAATCTGATTAAAAAAGCAACAGTTGAATGTAGGTTCAGTGTCCCACAAGATCGACTGCCTTTTAACCAAAAAGCATGCGCCTGTGGAGCAAACAAACCCTTATTTTTATCCCTGACATGAATTTAACTCAAAGTTGACTAAGCACTCAAACAGACAAAACTAAATGATTTTTGATGCATTGGTCTGACCCTTCCTTTAGATCACCTGGTAGTAGACTACACATGATTACGATGAGAATTCTCAGTTCAATGTAAGTTTGTTTTTATAGATATGATGTGCATCCCTTAATCTGAAGGCACTTTGACTCTCCTTTGTGATCTGAAATGATAAATTCAGAAAAGTTCATGCACGGTGTGCAAGTAAAGTTATATGGGGGGAACTGGATAGGTCTTATGCACCTGGACATATGGAATTCGTAAAGCACCTAATGACTTGGGTATGACTAACATGGAGAAATAAATCACCTTACAACTAACATACACCACAGATGCAGATAGTCCTGTGTTCCTCCATGTTATTTGTCCTATTGCATGTTGCTTTTCATGGTGAAACAGTTTCTCTGTTCTTATGGATGGACTTAAAAGTGGGTCTAGCATAAACTAACCAATGAtcatcaacaacaacatcaatgcctttttcccaagcaagtttgGTAGGCCACTTGTTTTTTCATATTATGAATGAAATTGTCATGCATGGACAGGGAAGGatgatacttgctcacttgtgtgACGAGCCCAAAGGTCTAAAAACTGGAATGTGCATGGTATGCCTGTTGCTTATACTGGTCTTATTTGTTTTGCTTTGCTGCATACACAGAGTGCAGATTAATACAAAATAATGGCCAAACATCTCTTGTTTCAGTCTCTGGTGTTTCTTCCATTCGCGATAGCGAATGCTCTGGCTGCGAAGATTAACAATGGGTAAGTTCCTTGATGTTCGCTGCGCCTAGTAATATCAACATTCAATTGTACCTGTGCGGAGTTAAGCTAAAAGATGCATCGTTGTTGTTGACAGGACCCCTTTAGCTGATGAGCTTCTGGTTCTTGTTCTGTACACTGCGTACACAGGTGAAGTGCTTCTTTCACTCTTAATTTAGTTTGAAACCTTGAAAGCTGAAGCATGTGGCCCCTCTCAGTTGAATAGCCTTGCATCTGTCTTGCAATCGTGAAGTGCCATGTAGATATCTAATCTACCACCTGCTTTGCATGTGTGGTCATGACACACTTACATCTCATGCCTTATTTGTCTGCAACAGTGGGTCTGTACCTGCATCTTGCCGTTTCGGTTTGTCACGAGATCAAGCTTGCTCTTGGAATCTATTGCTTCAGGTCCGGGAATCTCTCACCTTATCGCACTAGTCTTGGAAGTGATCGTATCTCAAGACTGATTAATTTTGCTGTTTGACAGGATAACAAGAAAAGAGGCTTGATGTGTTTGAACTCCTACCTCTCATGGGGTGCGTGATTCAGCTACATTGATATTGTCTGCTAATCTAGAAGTGTGGCGCAGAACAACCCATCCCTGCGCTCCGGAAGAGTCCTGTCTCTGGGATATCACCGTCAGCAGTCATTGAGCTTGTATTATGCAGATAGATACAGATCTTGTGTGGACAGTAACGCAGAGctgtgctagagtagcacatgtacATTATGTTATGCAGTCGGTGTGTAATGTACGTCACGGTTGGCAGGAATTCTTAATGCAATAGCGTTGTTGATCTGCAGACGTTATATTTGTTGAAGTCATGCTTGCTCGTTTGTGCAATGGAATTTCGGCCTCTTGTAGAAACTCGGTGCCATTGGGCCTTCTAGCCAGTCGCTCAAGATCATCTACTGGGCCGTTCCGGCTTTCGTCATAACAGGCCGGCTCGATGATAAGCAAGCCTTGATTGGGTGATGGGCCTGATGGCCTCTTGTTGGACTGCTCGCGTCTAACTCGCCGACAGGACGCTCTTCCGCCCGCAATGCCGTTTCCTGAACCGGCAAGAGAACAGTACAATGGGGACAAATCATCTGTCTCCATAACTCCTGCAGGAGATGGCTAAACAGTGATGCATGGGTTCATGGATCCCATCTGGAAAACTGGGTGCATTCCATGGGAGCGTATCCGTGGGGGCGATTAATGTACCACATTTTTCCCTTAAAAAATAAGTGAACAATAATTGTGGCCTTTTGGGACGGGCAGAAAACTAGATA contains the following coding sequences:
- the LOC124671318 gene encoding uncharacterized protein LOC124671318 translates to MPVTGSQNRLPRPAKTQTIHGLVRAGDLTGVQRKLRENPALLNDKNPVVRASCAPPILSSRRRISLAWANTECAQDRIQRCLLFPYSQNERSVKLREDEPGASEGEGQVQDVRECLVLL
- the LOC124671340 gene encoding choline/ethanolaminephosphotransferase 1-like, with amino-acid sequence MVYIGAHGVETLKRYRYSGQDHSVVAKYVLQPFWSRCVTLFPLWMPPNMITLTGFMFLLTSALLSYIYSPHLDTAPPRWVHLAHGVLLFLYQTFDAVDGKQARRTSSSSPLGELFDHGCDALACAFEALALGSTLMCGRLTFCFWIVAAVPFYLATWEHYFTNTLILPVINGPTEGLMLIYVSHLFTFFTGAEWWAQDFRKSIPLISLVPLPFVPEIPMYVIVLILMILFAVIPTVGSNIGNVQKVVDARKGSMELALAMLLPFVVLLAGVAVWCYLSPSDIMRNQPHLLVIGTGSAFGYLVGRMILAHLCDEPKGLKTGMCMSLVFLPFAIANALAAKINNGTPLADELLVLVLYTAYTVGLYLHLAVSVCHEIKLALGIYCFRITRKEA